Proteins encoded within one genomic window of Halocatena marina:
- the msrA gene encoding peptide-methionine (S)-S-oxide reductase MsrA yields the protein MSDSEDSERSAYATLAGGCFWCIEAPLEELGGVRSVTSGYAGGTTENPTYEEVCSGTTGHAEVVHVEYNPDTIVFGELLAVFFTIHDPTTLNRQGPDVGTQYRSAIFYHDEDQRETTEAFIEELESSGEYDEIVTEVAPLETFYEAEAHHQDYYEKNPNNPYCTVNIDPKLEKMRKQFGEKLE from the coding sequence ATGTCCGACAGTGAAGACAGCGAACGGAGCGCGTACGCAACGCTTGCGGGCGGTTGTTTTTGGTGTATCGAAGCCCCATTGGAAGAACTCGGTGGTGTGCGTTCTGTGACGTCTGGGTACGCGGGTGGAACGACCGAAAATCCCACGTACGAAGAAGTATGTTCTGGTACAACGGGTCACGCGGAAGTTGTTCACGTCGAATACAATCCAGATACAATCGTGTTTGGAGAGCTTCTCGCTGTATTTTTCACCATTCACGACCCCACGACTCTCAATCGACAAGGACCTGACGTTGGGACCCAGTACCGATCTGCTATCTTCTATCACGACGAGGACCAACGAGAGACGACAGAGGCGTTCATCGAGGAGCTCGAATCGTCAGGCGAGTACGACGAAATCGTTACCGAGGTGGCACCACTCGAAACGTTCTACGAAGCCGAAGCGCACCATCAAGATTACTACGAAAAGAATCCGAACAACCCCTACTGTACTGTCAACATCGACCCCAAGCTTGAGAAGATGCGCAAACAGTTCGGAGAAAAGCTCGAATAG
- a CDS encoding ATP-binding protein, translating into MAAHSGDRVPRIEDWHDAIDYLGEVLSDGKEFVAIDEFPYLVESSDTILSALQHFIDTMSDDVTSTLVLCGSSISVMESEVLGHESPLYGRRTAQIDLQPFSFADTLDVIDYPFEESVRSFAVTGGMPMYLMLFDYDQPLETNVLNNHLSKTSILYNEPEFLLRTELRSPSRYMSILEAIANGYTTPNEISGQTAIDSGPLSGYLTRLRRLRLIEREVPVTAREKKSKRSVYRIADDFLRFWFRFVEPNRSGIEQAPQFVLEERIVPELNRFVSKTFEDICQELLWRLVTTDQLKCSCDAIGRWWHGEHEIDIVGLDDRTPAAVFGECKWTNTPVGMSLVEKLREKSDEVRWKRNDRDEEYILFSKSGFDKTLDETLDDRWHLYDLERIARVFDSSKPTV; encoded by the coding sequence TTGGCAGCTCACAGCGGGGATCGCGTTCCCCGCATTGAGGATTGGCACGACGCAATCGATTATCTCGGTGAGGTACTATCCGATGGGAAAGAGTTCGTCGCTATCGACGAGTTTCCGTATCTCGTTGAGTCAAGCGATACCATCCTCTCCGCACTCCAACACTTCATCGACACGATGAGCGACGATGTGACTTCAACACTCGTTCTTTGTGGATCGAGCATCAGTGTCATGGAATCGGAGGTACTCGGGCACGAGAGTCCTCTCTACGGACGACGTACAGCACAGATTGATCTACAACCGTTCAGCTTCGCTGATACACTCGATGTTATTGACTATCCATTCGAGGAGAGCGTTCGTTCGTTCGCAGTTACCGGTGGAATGCCGATGTATCTCATGTTGTTCGACTACGATCAGCCCCTCGAAACGAACGTATTGAACAACCATCTCTCGAAGACCTCCATTCTTTATAACGAGCCTGAGTTTCTTCTCAGAACTGAACTTCGTTCACCATCTCGGTACATGAGCATACTCGAAGCAATCGCGAACGGCTACACGACTCCGAATGAGATCTCCGGTCAGACAGCGATCGATTCTGGCCCGCTTTCTGGCTATCTAACACGTCTCCGTCGGCTCCGTCTGATCGAGCGCGAGGTCCCAGTAACAGCACGAGAGAAGAAATCGAAACGTTCTGTCTATCGTATTGCTGATGATTTCCTCCGATTCTGGTTTCGGTTTGTCGAACCGAATCGGTCCGGAATCGAACAGGCACCCCAGTTCGTTCTCGAAGAACGGATCGTTCCAGAGCTCAATCGATTCGTTTCGAAGACGTTCGAGGATATCTGTCAGGAACTGCTCTGGCGTCTTGTGACTACAGACCAATTGAAGTGCTCGTGCGACGCGATCGGGCGGTGGTGGCACGGTGAACACGAGATCGACATCGTTGGACTCGACGACCGAACGCCAGCAGCCGTCTTCGGTGAGTGCAAATGGACGAACACACCCGTCGGAATGAGCCTCGTCGAGAAACTCCGAGAGAAATCTGACGAAGTCCGGTGGAAGCGCAATGACCGCGATGAGGAGTACATCCTCTTCTCGAAATCGGGATTCGACAAAACGCTCGACGAAACGCTCGACGACCGATGGCACCTCTACGATCTTGAGCGGATAGCGCGTGTCTTTGATAGCAGTAAACCGACTGTATAG
- a CDS encoding DNA polymerase sliding clamp: MFKAIVSSGTLLSALDSVSVLVDECKIRLDDEGFTIRAVDPANAGMVDLRLDAGAFESYETDDETIGVNLARLEDIAGMANADDLIHLELDEETRKLNIQIDGLEYTLALIDPDSIRQEPDLPDIDLPATAVIEGRDIDRAVKAADMVSDHIALGVDASSEYFYVDAEGDTDDVHFELDRDELITLTAGDAHSLFSLDYLKEMNKAIPNDAEVSVELGEEFPVNIQFDIAEGQGTVTFVLAPRIQGE, encoded by the coding sequence ATGTTCAAGGCTATCGTGAGTTCGGGGACGCTTTTGTCGGCGCTCGACTCGGTCAGCGTGTTAGTAGACGAGTGCAAAATCCGGCTCGATGATGAAGGCTTTACGATCCGCGCTGTTGATCCGGCCAACGCAGGGATGGTTGACCTTCGACTCGATGCAGGCGCGTTCGAGTCCTACGAGACCGACGATGAGACGATCGGTGTCAACCTCGCTCGCCTCGAAGATATTGCCGGAATGGCCAACGCAGATGACCTGATTCATCTCGAACTCGATGAAGAGACACGGAAGCTCAACATCCAGATTGATGGTCTCGAATACACGCTCGCGCTCATCGATCCAGATTCCATCAGGCAGGAACCGGACCTACCCGACATCGATCTCCCCGCGACAGCCGTCATCGAAGGGAGAGATATCGACCGTGCTGTGAAGGCCGCAGACATGGTATCCGATCACATCGCTCTCGGCGTCGATGCCAGTTCGGAGTACTTTTACGTCGATGCAGAGGGCGACACTGACGATGTCCATTTCGAACTCGACCGCGACGAGCTCATTACTCTCACCGCCGGTGATGCTCACTCGCTGTTTAGCCTCGACTACCTCAAGGAAATGAACAAGGCCATTCCAAATGATGCTGAGGTGAGCGTCGAACTTGGTGAGGAATTCCCCGTCAATATCCAATTCGACATCGCAGAAGGACAGGGGACAGTGACGTTCGTGCTCGCCCCACGCATCCAGGGCGAGTAG
- a CDS encoding aldo/keto reductase produces MATEPRSDTFDIGGEVTVHRLGFGAMRLTGENIIGRPDDPDAATDVLSRAVDLGINFFDTADSYGPGVSERLLRESLHPYPDELVIATKGGLLRNRSGDWIPRGDPDYLRNALLCSLDRLGVDKIDLYQYHRPDPDVPFADSITALAELKDDGVINHIGLSNVDVTQLDQAREIVEIATVQNEYNVAVRDSESVLEACENANIGFMPWSPIGAGSIEKRVPALESVAEAHEATHHQIALAWLLQHSPVMLPIPGTSSIEHLEENAAAADIELSEDEYRQLRD; encoded by the coding sequence ATGGCCACAGAACCCCGGAGCGATACGTTCGACATCGGCGGCGAGGTAACCGTCCACCGACTCGGGTTCGGCGCGATGCGGCTTACCGGTGAAAACATCATCGGACGTCCAGATGATCCGGACGCTGCGACAGACGTGCTCAGTCGTGCAGTCGATCTCGGTATCAACTTTTTCGATACTGCTGACTCGTACGGGCCGGGAGTGAGTGAGCGGTTGCTCCGCGAGAGTTTGCATCCGTACCCAGATGAACTGGTGATTGCCACGAAAGGCGGGCTCCTCCGCAATCGAAGCGGCGACTGGATACCGCGAGGAGATCCCGACTACCTCCGTAACGCGCTCTTGTGCAGCCTCGATCGTCTTGGTGTCGATAAGATCGATCTCTATCAGTACCATCGTCCAGACCCAGACGTCCCGTTTGCGGACTCGATTACGGCGCTTGCCGAGCTCAAAGACGACGGCGTGATCAATCATATCGGATTGAGCAACGTCGACGTGACACAACTCGATCAAGCGCGAGAGATCGTCGAGATCGCAACAGTCCAAAACGAGTACAACGTTGCCGTGCGGGATTCTGAAAGTGTCCTCGAAGCCTGTGAGAACGCAAACATCGGATTCATGCCGTGGTCACCGATCGGCGCAGGCTCCATCGAAAAGCGAGTGCCAGCACTCGAATCGGTTGCCGAGGCACACGAGGCGACACACCACCAGATTGCGCTCGCGTGGTTGCTCCAGCACTCGCCAGTGATGCTCCCGATTCCGGGAACGTCGAGCATCGAGCATCTGGAAGAGAACGCTGCCGCCGCGGATATCGAACTGTCCGAAGACGAATACCGACAGCTACGGGATTGA
- a CDS encoding 60S ribosomal export protein NMD3, with protein sequence MADKITVTGLPRCLNCGFEAPLDGGEWNSAEVPPLGDLTRCPECGSTNIRGQW encoded by the coding sequence ATGGCAGATAAGATCACAGTAACAGGTTTGCCCCGATGTCTGAACTGTGGGTTCGAAGCACCGCTCGACGGAGGCGAATGGAACTCTGCCGAAGTCCCGCCGCTTGGTGATCTTACGCGGTGTCCTGAGTGTGGGAGTACGAATATCCGGGGTCAGTGGTAG
- a CDS encoding aminopeptidase: MDPRIREHAEVVIEHSTKIESGDNVIISGSQLADDLVVALYELCGERGANPMRMGAGDRAMRAYLNAADPESFDLPDHAMAATEATDVFIGIIGTANASERSDVDPQTTSAYKQATKPIADERIGKRWVATQFPTPGNAQKAEMSTEAYEDFVWDAINKDWDAQREHQAQLVEILDPASEVHIKSGDTTDLTMSIDGMKTVNDYAEKNLPGGEVFTAPIPDSVEGEVLFDMPLNVQGREIRNARLVFEDGDVSEHSAETNEDVLTSLLDTDDGARRLGELGIGMNRDIDQFTHNMLFDEKMGDTVHMAIGRAIEECVPDGQPLNESAVHTDMIVDMSEESFIAVDGEVVQRDGTFVFEDEFEN; the protein is encoded by the coding sequence ATGGATCCTCGCATCCGAGAACACGCAGAGGTCGTCATCGAGCACTCCACAAAGATCGAGTCGGGAGATAACGTCATCATTTCTGGCTCTCAACTCGCGGATGATCTTGTCGTTGCACTGTATGAGTTGTGTGGCGAGCGCGGCGCGAATCCGATGCGGATGGGTGCCGGTGATCGTGCCATGCGGGCATATCTCAACGCTGCTGATCCCGAATCGTTCGATCTTCCGGATCACGCGATGGCAGCGACGGAAGCGACAGACGTCTTCATCGGTATCATCGGTACGGCGAACGCGAGCGAACGAAGTGACGTCGATCCACAGACGACGAGCGCGTACAAGCAAGCAACAAAACCGATTGCAGACGAGCGGATAGGAAAACGCTGGGTTGCAACCCAATTCCCAACTCCGGGGAACGCCCAGAAGGCCGAGATGAGCACCGAAGCCTACGAGGATTTCGTGTGGGACGCGATCAACAAGGACTGGGACGCCCAACGCGAACATCAAGCGCAGTTGGTCGAGATTCTCGATCCAGCAAGTGAGGTTCACATCAAAAGCGGCGACACGACCGATCTCACGATGTCCATCGACGGAATGAAAACGGTGAACGACTACGCTGAGAAGAACCTCCCGGGTGGCGAAGTGTTCACCGCTCCGATTCCCGATTCCGTCGAAGGAGAGGTTCTATTCGATATGCCACTCAACGTGCAAGGCCGCGAGATTCGAAACGCCCGCCTCGTCTTCGAGGACGGTGACGTGAGCGAACACAGCGCCGAAACGAACGAAGACGTGTTGACATCCCTGCTCGACACCGACGATGGTGCTCGACGGCTCGGGGAGTTGGGCATCGGAATGAACCGCGATATCGATCAGTTCACCCACAACATGCTCTTTGACGAGAAGATGGGCGACACTGTCCACATGGCGATCGGACGGGCAATAGAGGAATGCGTTCCCGATGGACAACCACTCAACGAAAGCGCAGTCCACACGGACATGATCGTCGATATGAGTGAGGAATCGTTCATCGCGGTCGATGGTGAGGTCGTTCAGCGCGACGGAACGTTCGTCTTCGAGGACGAATTCGAGAACTAG
- a CDS encoding deoxyribonuclease IV, which translates to MLRVGAHVSVAGGVENAIGNQLDVGGNCGQIFTHSPQVWQEPNIDNGQAEAFREGTAANLDGPWVIHSSYLVNLCTPKDDLRAKSIESMQSEVDAAHALDIGYVNVHLGAHTGAGVEQGLDNAASALDEIDIPSDVTVLVESDAGSGTKLGGEFEHLATVLEDSAHDLGVCLDTAHMFAAGYDLSTEDAVHETIEEFDAVVGVDTLQCIHLNDSKHECGTNKDEHAHIGKGYIGDEGMDAIINHPALEDVPLVLETPTENGKSFEWNIDRVRELRE; encoded by the coding sequence ATGTTACGAGTTGGAGCGCACGTCTCCGTTGCTGGCGGCGTCGAAAACGCGATAGGGAATCAACTCGATGTCGGTGGCAACTGCGGACAGATCTTCACCCATTCTCCACAAGTGTGGCAGGAGCCGAACATCGATAACGGACAGGCCGAGGCATTTCGTGAGGGTACCGCTGCGAATCTCGACGGTCCGTGGGTCATTCATTCCTCGTATCTGGTCAATCTTTGTACGCCGAAGGACGATCTCCGTGCGAAATCTATCGAGAGCATGCAATCGGAGGTTGATGCGGCCCACGCGCTCGATATCGGGTACGTGAACGTCCATCTCGGCGCGCATACTGGGGCTGGCGTCGAACAAGGACTCGACAATGCAGCGAGCGCCCTCGATGAGATCGATATTCCATCGGACGTGACCGTCCTCGTCGAGAGCGACGCGGGGAGCGGGACGAAACTCGGTGGCGAGTTCGAGCACCTTGCAACCGTTCTCGAAGACTCAGCCCACGACCTCGGCGTCTGTCTCGATACGGCCCACATGTTCGCTGCGGGCTACGATCTCTCTACGGAGGATGCTGTTCACGAGACGATAGAGGAGTTCGATGCCGTCGTCGGAGTAGACACGCTGCAGTGTATCCATCTCAACGATTCGAAACACGAGTGTGGGACGAACAAGGACGAACACGCTCACATCGGGAAGGGATACATCGGTGATGAGGGTATGGACGCGATCATCAACCACCCGGCTCTCGAAGACGTCCCTCTCGTTCTCGAAACGCCGACGGAGAACGGCAAGAGTTTCGAGTGGAACATCGACCGCGTCAGAGAACTCAGAGAGTAA
- a CDS encoding HalOD1 output domain-containing protein, with protein MPTDSTDEADRDHLLPNSDDDLEWRPIVRRSFKCDGDIDLVKEIVSAVADAENTEITTLGSSLFEAVNVTAIEAVFFEQTLLGQQRHCSGKVHFRYRGFCVTVTSDGQVIVSEPVFADTLK; from the coding sequence ATGCCGACAGATTCCACTGATGAAGCCGACAGAGATCACCTATTACCCAACAGTGACGATGATTTGGAGTGGCGTCCGATCGTGCGCCGCTCGTTTAAGTGTGATGGCGACATTGATCTCGTAAAGGAGATCGTTTCAGCTGTTGCAGACGCAGAAAACACCGAAATCACAACTCTCGGATCATCACTATTCGAAGCAGTCAACGTCACGGCTATCGAAGCCGTATTCTTCGAACAAACACTTCTGGGTCAGCAACGCCACTGTAGCGGAAAAGTACACTTTCGGTATCGAGGATTTTGTGTAACAGTAACGAGCGATGGTCAAGTTATCGTTTCCGAACCTGTTTTTGCTGATACTCTCAAGTGA
- a CDS encoding class I SAM-dependent methyltransferase — MRRFSTSYLDETRRGMWESRAALSPLSLADRDLVLDVGCGTGELSSVLCEESSGSVVGLDRDRSLLREVSVPTIQADAVELPVRDDAADLVVCQALLVNLSDADIDRALAEFVRCSSDLVAVIEPDNSAVNVESTVSEESDLAARAREHYISGVGTDVTLGAIPDRLREHGLTDVKTRRYDHVRTIESPYGERAVEAAKRKVTGSRIAQQRDTLLAGGMSDKAYESFRSEWREMGRAIVEAMHAGTYHRKEVIPFFVTVGRIV, encoded by the coding sequence GTGCGGCGTTTTTCCACCTCCTATCTCGACGAGACGAGACGCGGGATGTGGGAGTCACGAGCGGCGCTGTCTCCACTTTCGCTCGCGGATCGGGATCTCGTTCTGGATGTCGGCTGTGGGACGGGTGAGCTATCGTCGGTGCTGTGCGAGGAATCTTCTGGAAGCGTCGTCGGTCTCGACCGTGATCGGTCTCTGCTCCGAGAGGTGTCCGTTCCGACGATCCAAGCCGACGCGGTCGAACTCCCTGTTCGAGACGATGCGGCCGACTTGGTGGTGTGTCAGGCGCTGCTCGTCAATCTTTCCGACGCCGACATCGACCGTGCGCTCGCGGAGTTCGTTCGCTGCTCGTCCGATCTCGTGGCCGTCATCGAACCGGACAACAGCGCTGTCAACGTCGAGTCAACCGTTTCCGAGGAGAGTGACCTCGCAGCTCGTGCACGGGAACACTACATCAGTGGCGTCGGAACAGACGTTACCCTCGGAGCGATTCCCGATCGACTGCGCGAGCACGGACTCACTGATGTGAAAACGCGACGATACGACCACGTGCGGACGATCGAATCGCCCTACGGCGAACGGGCAGTCGAGGCAGCCAAACGGAAAGTGACCGGATCACGGATCGCACAGCAACGAGATACGCTCCTCGCTGGCGGCATGAGCGACAAAGCGTACGAGTCGTTCCGCAGCGAGTGGCGAGAAATGGGTCGAGCAATCGTCGAGGCGATGCACGCGGGCACGTACCACCGGAAGGAAGTGATTCCCTTTTTCGTGACCGTTGGTCGAATCGTATAG
- a CDS encoding cobyric acid synthase — protein MTHTLLVAGTASHVGKSTVVAGLCRLLATRDSPVAPYKAQNMSNNARAVATPDGEAGEVGISQYTQARAARIRPTTDVNPVLLKPRGNGESQLIIHGCAVGHYGAGEYYAEHWNRAHLAARESWKRLADEYDHIIAEGAGSIAEINLHHRDLANVETARFTDADILLVGDIERGGVFASLVGTLSLMPSDLRKRVIGCLITKFRGDRSLLTPGIEAFEERTDVPILGVLPYNDPGLPEEDSVSLPPRGERATFGANDGVSDERAVTIAVPRLPRISNFTDLEPLAREPGVRIAYLPLTNQIQNADAVVIPGTKNTVDDCLALCSADFDDRLRAFDGPIVGLCGGYQLLGRRITNAAVEGTRSVEEIEGIGLLPVETRFTEEKHVEPVSRPIHGCGPLTGASGVVDGYEIHMGETVALTAVDRPFDGMGAATDRVLGTYVHGLFENETVRDAFLDSVFEHAGIERSPTLTKRQTIEAERESETETEIESPHDRAAALVRKHVDLSALGLAE, from the coding sequence ATGACTCACACGCTCCTCGTCGCGGGCACGGCGAGCCACGTCGGCAAATCAACCGTCGTTGCTGGGCTTTGTCGCCTGCTTGCCACCCGTGACTCCCCTGTCGCTCCGTATAAGGCGCAGAATATGTCGAATAACGCTCGTGCAGTTGCAACGCCGGATGGAGAGGCTGGCGAGGTCGGTATTTCGCAGTACACGCAAGCCCGCGCGGCCCGTATTCGTCCAACTACAGACGTGAATCCCGTTCTTTTGAAACCGCGCGGGAACGGCGAATCGCAGCTCATCATTCACGGGTGTGCTGTCGGCCACTACGGTGCAGGCGAGTATTACGCCGAGCACTGGAACCGTGCTCATCTTGCTGCCCGCGAGTCGTGGAAACGCCTCGCTGACGAGTACGACCACATTATTGCCGAAGGCGCGGGCTCAATCGCGGAGATCAACCTCCACCACCGCGATCTTGCGAACGTCGAAACGGCCCGCTTTACTGACGCTGATATTCTCCTCGTTGGGGATATCGAACGCGGTGGTGTTTTTGCAAGCCTCGTTGGGACGCTGTCGCTCATGCCGTCGGATCTCCGCAAACGGGTCATCGGTTGTCTCATCACGAAGTTCCGCGGCGATCGTTCATTACTTACCCCCGGTATCGAGGCGTTCGAAGAGCGGACTGACGTTCCCATTCTCGGCGTGCTTCCGTACAACGATCCAGGTCTTCCCGAGGAAGACAGCGTCTCGCTTCCTCCACGTGGAGAACGAGCTACGTTCGGTGCGAACGATGGGGTTTCAGACGAACGAGCGGTCACAATCGCCGTCCCGCGTCTCCCGCGCATTTCGAACTTTACTGACCTCGAACCGCTGGCGCGCGAACCGGGCGTTCGCATCGCGTACCTCCCGCTTACCAACCAGATTCAAAATGCCGACGCGGTTGTCATTCCCGGTACGAAAAATACGGTCGATGACTGTCTTGCGCTCTGCTCGGCAGATTTCGATGACCGTCTTCGGGCGTTCGATGGTCCGATCGTCGGTCTCTGTGGCGGCTATCAGTTGCTCGGAAGGCGGATCACGAACGCCGCGGTTGAGGGGACGCGTTCTGTCGAGGAAATCGAGGGGATCGGTCTCCTTCCCGTCGAGACACGATTTACCGAGGAGAAGCACGTCGAACCGGTTTCCCGACCAATTCACGGCTGTGGTCCCCTCACGGGAGCGTCCGGAGTCGTTGACGGCTACGAGATTCATATGGGCGAAACCGTGGCGCTCACGGCGGTCGATCGACCGTTTGATGGAATGGGTGCGGCGACTGACCGCGTGCTTGGAACGTACGTCCATGGTCTATTCGAGAATGAGACTGTACGTGATGCATTTCTCGACAGCGTCTTCGAACACGCGGGTATCGAACGCTCCCCGACACTGACTAAGAGACAAACGATAGAGGCAGAGCGTGAGTCCGAGACTGAGACGGAAATAGAATCACCACACGACCGCGCAGCTGCTCTCGTTCGCAAGCACGTCGATCTCTCTGCGCTTGGACTCGCTGAGTGA
- a CDS encoding TrmB family transcriptional regulator, which translates to MTESPPVQPMAVELLQDLGMSQYEASIYVALLRLRGGTAREVSETTSVPRTRIYDAVERLQDRGLVDVQNNSPKQFQPVGRETTLRHFRHKYDDTVTELASQLADLEPAERQQEQRGVWTTTGSAAVDDRVSNYLSSATDEIVYLTIDRVLSEEILTELRAASERGVAVRLANSTETGHKRLQTAVPAAELIEPPWAWDGPPTGRLLVTDHKTVLMSTLAENDGSTETAIWGTGTQNSLVAVLTTIVEWWLG; encoded by the coding sequence GTGACCGAGTCGCCACCTGTCCAGCCCATGGCTGTCGAGCTCCTACAAGATCTCGGGATGAGTCAATATGAAGCCTCTATCTACGTCGCACTCCTGCGGCTCAGGGGTGGAACCGCCCGCGAAGTGAGTGAGACGACCAGTGTTCCCCGGACGCGAATTTACGATGCGGTCGAGCGCCTTCAGGACAGAGGACTGGTTGATGTCCAAAATAACTCACCGAAGCAGTTCCAACCCGTTGGGCGCGAGACAACGTTGCGTCACTTCCGACACAAGTACGACGACACCGTTACAGAGCTTGCTAGCCAGCTAGCCGACCTCGAACCTGCAGAACGCCAGCAGGAACAGCGCGGCGTCTGGACCACTACTGGGAGCGCTGCAGTCGATGATCGTGTCAGCAACTATCTGTCGTCTGCAACTGACGAGATCGTCTATCTAACGATTGACCGAGTGTTGAGTGAGGAGATCTTAACCGAGTTGCGCGCCGCAAGCGAGCGTGGAGTGGCTGTTCGGCTCGCCAACAGCACGGAGACAGGACACAAACGGCTCCAAACTGCAGTTCCAGCGGCCGAACTGATCGAGCCACCGTGGGCGTGGGACGGCCCACCGACCGGCCGCTTACTCGTCACTGATCACAAAACCGTACTCATGAGCACACTGGCGGAGAACGATGGATCGACGGAAACAGCGATTTGGGGAACTGGTACGCAGAACAGTCTTGTTGCCGTCCTTACAACTATTGTCGAGTGGTGGCTGGGTTAG
- a CDS encoding NAD-dependent epimerase/dehydratase family protein — protein sequence METVLVIGGTRFVGRHAVEEFRAHGYEVAIFNRGKHENPFTDDEDIVHHKGDRTDDDALVRARDRIDPDFIIDCVAYYPRDVRTATEIFADADAYVYVSSGAAYGTEVVPKREDETPLCECTSEQAVDDSWDTYGPRKAAGDRAVFEAGERGVRAMSIRPPVVYGPYDYTGRFEYWVDRVSTYDRLLVPHTALRHLVYVDDVARGLRTIAEQGDPGEAYNVGDHSLPVLSEWINLLADSVGTSVDLIEVSERELAIADLESSDFPLYRDYPHVLDTHKLESMGWSSTPLSEAVSETVEHINSADSSEKRGPDRDSEERVLDVLETI from the coding sequence ATGGAAACCGTACTCGTTATCGGAGGAACACGGTTCGTCGGTCGTCACGCTGTCGAAGAATTTCGCGCACACGGGTATGAGGTTGCCATCTTCAATCGAGGAAAACACGAGAACCCGTTCACCGACGACGAAGATATCGTCCATCACAAGGGCGACCGAACGGATGATGATGCGCTCGTACGCGCGCGCGATCGCATCGACCCGGACTTCATCATCGACTGCGTGGCGTATTACCCCCGCGACGTACGCACAGCGACGGAGATTTTTGCCGATGCTGATGCGTACGTGTACGTCTCAAGCGGTGCAGCTTACGGCACTGAGGTCGTTCCCAAGCGCGAGGATGAGACGCCACTGTGTGAGTGTACGTCCGAGCAGGCAGTCGATGATTCGTGGGATACCTACGGACCCCGAAAGGCTGCTGGGGATCGGGCTGTCTTCGAGGCTGGAGAACGCGGCGTTCGCGCGATGAGTATCCGTCCACCCGTCGTCTACGGTCCATACGATTACACAGGACGCTTCGAGTACTGGGTCGATCGAGTGAGCACCTACGATCGTCTGCTCGTTCCACACACAGCACTCCGACACCTTGTGTACGTGGATGATGTGGCACGGGGCCTTCGGACGATTGCCGAACAGGGTGATCCCGGTGAAGCGTACAACGTTGGTGATCACTCGTTGCCGGTGCTCTCGGAATGGATCAATCTTCTCGCTGACAGCGTCGGAACGAGCGTAGACCTCATCGAAGTGAGTGAGCGCGAACTCGCTATTGCCGATCTCGAATCGTCCGATTTCCCGTTGTACCGTGACTATCCGCACGTCCTCGATACACACAAGCTCGAGTCGATGGGATGGAGCTCGACGCCACTCTCAGAGGCAGTCTCAGAAACAGTCGAGCACATCAACAGCGCCGACAGTTCTGAAAAACGCGGGCCCGATCGTGACTCCGAAGAACGTGTACTCGACGTGCTCGAAACGATCTAG